The DNA region ATGCCACTGTTGATCAAACAACCTATCCTGATGCAGCAGGTGTTGATAGCCCCTACGGCTTTGTCCTAACAAAAGGCGAACAACTGATGGGCTTAGCAGGCACTGCCAGTAACCCCGAAAATACCGGACTCACATTTGTTAGTGACCATGGCGTATATGTCCAAGGCGATTACAATATCGTCAATAAACAGCCAGCCAGTGTCTTAGCCGACTCGCTAAATGTTTTATCTAATGCTTGTCGCAACCAAGACGGCATGATCAATAAAAAGTCAGGGAAAAATTGCAACCCAGATATTAACAACGAAGATACAAAATCTAATGGCGCCACCACTGAAATCAATAGTGCATTTCTAGCAGGCACTGATATTACGGTTCCGAATGGCGGTAATGGTGGTTATAACGGCGGACTTGAGAACTATCCGCGTTTTGCAGAGAGTTGGTCTGGTAAAACCCTAAGATATCGTGGTTCCTTTGTCAGTCTAGGTACATCACAGCATGTCTCCGGGAAATGGAGTAGCCAAAAGTATAATCCTCCAGGACGTGATTGGGAATACGATTTGGACTTTAATAATGCAGATAATCTACCGCCTCTCTCCCCTCGCTTTGTCCACGTTAAGCAGTCATCTTTTGAACGCTATCTCGATTAATTATTCGCTTAGAATATGGCTGAAAAGCTGATGCTGCCCGATTATAAACAGCTACATTTAGCCTCTATCTGCCATGAAGCAGAAATCAAGAATAGTCAAATATGTGGGTGCTTTGACTGCTTGTCAATTTTTGAGCCGCAGCGCATCTCAGAATGGATTGATGAACTGTCCAATGCAGAAGGAATTAGCGGGAGGACAGCTGTTTGCCCAATCTGCGGTACCGATTCTGTGTTGCCGGACTCTTCTATTGAGGTGCCTTTAGATCAGGCACTACTGGAAGGAATGCATCAGGTGTGGTGTCAGGTTACGTAATCTAAAATAGGCGGCGATCGCCCTGTCCCCAAAAACCATCATATTTTGTGATCGTCAGATCATTTTCAACTGTGATTTGGCAAGCTAGGCGGCGCTGTTTCTCCGGGTTATGGGGAGGGAAAGAAAGCCGCGCTTTTTCTTTCCAATTTCTCTCCGGTAACTCCCCCTCAATCTCGACAGCACAAGTTCCACAAGAACCAATCCCCATACAGTTGATGATATTTGCTTTGCCGTTATAGAGGGCTGCATTATGCTTGAGGAGAACTTTACGAAGGTTTTCTCCTACGTCACAGGTAATGATTTGATCGCCGAAAATAATCTTTGGCATAGGTTAAAAATATCGAGCCACGAAAGAACTGTAAATAGTCTATAAAATCTAGCCTCTAAACATATTGCTCAGAGAAAAAAACGCGCGGCGATCGCCTGATCTACCAAGGACTACCAATCAACGTAAACGCTGACCAATAGTAAGGATGAGCAAGGGAATTAGATGTTGGAGCAGTGAAATTACCCGATAGCTCTATCGAATAAGGAGAACGAGTACCGCCCCGTAGCTGATTGCCATCAATCCTCACATCACCACGAATAAGCGCGATTTGGGCCTGTCGTAGCGCTTCAGCTTTAGTACGAATATTAGGGTCGCGCAGATTTTGATAAAACTCACTCATCAGCGCCATTGTGCCCACATCACTCACCTCCCAGAGGCTGGCCACAGCAGAACGTACCCCTGCCTGAATTGCCAGTCCACCAAAACCCAGCTCTGCCTCCGGATTTCCCAAAGCTGTTTGACAAGCACTCAGCACCAACAGCTCCACAGGCGGCTCTCGAAACCATTGCAATTGCTTCATTTCACTAATTGCCAATTGCTCTTCACCCCAAAGTTGAATATAGGAGTTCTGGAGATTACCGCCTTGAAAACTGGCATGAGTAGCCAGATGAATAATGCCGGGATTAATCTCATCGCGAGCAGCAAGCAAATTCTCTTCCGTAAACTCTTCATTTAGAAAATAACGAGAATTATCAAATTGCTGCGTAATCAGCTCTAATTCTGTTGGCACAGCAGGCAAATCATTCAGCTCAGAGAAACTAGATGCCCCCATCGCCAACATCTCTCGGTCATGCAGGGGGCGATAGCTGGTATCTGTCAAACTCAGATTAGGGGTGATACTCAGACTATATTTTTCGATGAGATATTGCTCTCCATCATATAAAGCAGCCCAAGGCACACTCCGTAAATCTCGTCCTAAGGAAATCAATAAATTACTGATCTCTTCCTCTCGCAATGTTTCTTCAATCGGCTCAAACACTTGTTGATGAATGCTTTCTAAGGCGCGATCTAGACGTCGCCGAAAAATTTGATTAGGCGTTATCGCAACTCTGAGGAGTTCACGTTCGAGCTGTTTGAGTTGTCTGCGAGTGATGGGAAGCGTTTTCACCACAATTTCATCGTTAGCAGTCGTGATAATCACCTCAAGGGGATCTTCGCCATTTGTTTGCCCTGGAATTTGACCTAACCAAGGTTTGAGCGTATCTATTTTGTGATTATTTTTAGTGCGACTAAGCTGTACACTTTGTGGCTCATTATCTGACGCCAAATTGTTACTTATCGGACGAAAGCGTAAAGAAAGATAAGCAGTTTTTGTGTCTGTTTGTGCATCAAGATTCCCGAGGAGACTTTGTGATTGTTCTGGAGTGAAAGGAGACGGCAAATTTTGTCCCAAATAATCACCATATTCTGCAGCTTGTTCGACTTCTGCAGTCAGAAATGTGTCTCCATTTGTAACAATGGCATCTGGCTTATTTTGTCCACCAACCTCTGGTGTGGTTCCTCCGATCTCAGAGTCTTCATTATCGACTCCATCAGAACCTTCTTCTGGATTATCGGCAGTGATACTACTGTCATCTATCCCTTCGGCGATCACCTCCGAACTGTCTACAGTATCAATGCCTTCAGAGCCTTCTCCAAAAATGCCAGTATCTTCTTCGATGATAAAATCGGAGTCTTCGAAAAATGAATTAAGAAATGGGTCTAAAAATAGATCAATAAAAGGATCAGTGAAAGTTTCACCTTCACTTACTAAAGTGACATCATCTGTATTGTTGAGCGTAAACACGACGATACCAGTATCCGCAAATACGAAAACATCAAAAGCTCCAACAATCCCGTTCGCACTGGCAGGAAAAGCAGCTTCACCAAAAATATCAGTGACGGTGAAAAAATCGATAGGATTAGTGCTGGCTCCAGTAACAGGGGCAAGGAAATCAACATCGATTCCTTCTAATGAATTACCAAAAATGGCCTCTTCGGCAAAAACAATTAACTCTTGAGAAAACGCTGTATTGGTGAGTGCGGTCTGATTATCGCCTGCAAGGATAAAGAGTTCAGTCCCCTGAAATTCCACTGCTCCTAAGTCAACTATCCCAACTTGGCGATCGCCACCTCGCTGCTCAAAAGAACTCGAAACAAAAGAATCATCACCAACATCAAAGGCAGGACTACTGGGGAGCAATAAATGTGTTTGTAGAGGAGTTGTGCCAGTATTGGGGTCACCAGTTTCAGAGCCACCATAGTCTCCCAACGGAGCAAGTAGCGGATCTACATTCAGTACTCCAGCGCCTGCAACACTACCATCTTGTACAAGATTAAATCCAAAGACAGTCGGCGTTGCTCCACTCCAATCTCCCCCAATGCTATTGGTAATAATACTATTTGTAAGATTGGCTGTGCCTCCTCCTGCTCTGCGTACTCCTCCACCTCCAGCAGGTTGTGTAGAGTTACCAGAGATAGTGGAATTATTGATGTTTACTATTCCACTGAGATCGTAAATTCCCCCTCCAGAAGTCGTAGCAGTATTACCAGAGATAGTGGAATTATTGATGTTTACTGTTCCAACGTTGTCAATACCTCCACCTGAACCTGAAGAAGCAGAATTAGAAAAAATACTAGAGTTATTAATAGTTAGTGAACCAAAATTAGAAGCTCCTCCACCAGCAGAAGCGTCATTATTAGAGATATTAGAATCATTAACATCTATTATTCCTGTTCCAGCATTATAAATTCCTCCTCCGAAGAAACTAGATGTATTACCAGAGATAGTGGAACTATTAATATTTACTGTTCCATCATTACTAATTCCTCCACCTAAATTAGAGGCAGAATTATTCTCAATAGTGGAATTATTAATATTTACTGTTCCCAAGCTATTTTGAATACCTCCTCCATTAAGGGAAGCCATATTGCCAGAAACAGTAGAACTATTGATATTTACCGTTGCAATATTAGTGTAAATGCCAGCACCAGTACTTGCTGTATTACCAGAAATAATAGAGTTATTAATGTTTACTATTCCTGTTCCAGCGGTAAAAATCCCACCACCATTGAATGCAGAACCATTCCGAATTGTTATGTCTTCAATCGTGGCAGTAGGTGCAAGAATATTAAAAATTCGGCTGGAACCATTGCCATCAACCGCAAAAAATTGTCCTGTTCCATCTAAGACCAAATTATCCGTTGTCCAGGCGATTTCTCCTGTGGTTAGCACAACATTCCCTGAGATTGTAGGGATAATTAAATCTCCAGCTACGGCCGCAGAAAATGCCTCACGTAAAGAATCAGGGCCATTATCATTTAGATTTTGAACGAGGATCGTCGCTAATCTTCCTTCCCAAGTGGCAAGAGTTTCTAGGGTGAAAGGGTTACTCGCTTCGATATCGCCAGTGCTATATTCCAGATCCCAATTTCCATCAAATTCAGCACTACCAGTGACATCTAAAGAGGCAGCAACGTCTGTCTCAGTTAGCTCTGCCAACTGAGTGAGTAGCGCTTCGCCATCCATCCCCAAAGCGGTAAAACAACTATAGAGTAACAAATCTGCGCCATTCCCCAAAACCGATCGCCACTGTTGTAGTTGAGCTTGATAGGCTTCTAGGGTTGCACCATCAACTAAGTCACTACCGAGCCAAAAATAACCTTCATTACCTTCTGCAACGATATTGATCGCATCGAGAGTTTCACCCGTTGCAGCAAATTCTAAGAGAGCATTGGTAACGGCATCTAAACCAGCTTCTTGTTTCAAAACGATGGTTGCAATGGTTCCCGATTCACCACCGAAAAGTAGTTGGTCAGGATTATCAGCCCGCTGATCAATAAATGTATAACCAAGCGAATCTTCCAAATTATCTCGGAAACGCACAACGGTTAAACCGCCACGACTGGATTCACCTGCTTCAATTAGAGAAAAATCAGTGGGAGTCACACGCCCAGTCGCCATCAATTGCACGGTATCGGCTTGAACTGTCCCGGCAATGCCAACATCACCAGCATTAAAAGCAATATTTTCTCCATTTTGTTTGAGAGAAACTTCTCCAGTCTCACCAACTGAAACTGTTTCACTAGAACCTGTCAGATATTGCGGTAGATCGGTTGTGGTGAAGACTTGCAGATCATTAGGGAGAAGCGTTCCGCCAATAGGTGCAGCATCGAGAGCTAGGGACAGTAAATTACCGGGTTGGGATATTTTGATTTGTCGTTGTTCTGGGATGGCAGTCAAACTGATATTGCCATTGGGTGCAGACAAAGTCCCCAGATTGAGTACGCTACTGCCCACCAACCATAGTGACTCATTAGCTGGCACTGCGAGATTCCCTTGATTGAGAATCATGCCTGTCGCATCGTCAAACACAAAACTGGTGGGGTTTCCGTTCAGGGCAGCATAGTTATTAGTACCAAAACTCTGGAGAAAGTCTTCGCCAAAGCCAATTCTTGTGGACGTTGTTGCAGTGAAACTACCGCCAATATCAAGCTGAGCATTAGCGCCAAAAATCAGGCCAGCAGGATTGACGAGAAATAAGTTGGCATCGCTTTCATTGACCCGTAGTAAACCATCAATAAAAGAGGGATTGCCACCACTGATTCTGGAAAGAATATTTTGAATATTAGGGTCGGCAAAGAAAGTCGCGCTTTGGCTCGGAGATAAATTAAAGTCGGAAAAATTATGGAAAAGATTTGCGGTATCACCGGATAGGCTACCGCCCAGAATCTCAAAGTCTGAGCCAGTTTGGTTGACAATGGTACCTGTGCCATCCCCTGCTGGGGTAATTTGGGCGATCGCCTGTTGCTGGGGCTCCAGAAAAACGAAGGGCAACGTTGGAATAGCAAGCAGAAAAAAAGAAATATTGGAGCGAAACAAAACGAGCACCTCGGTCTTAGCCCCTAACACCAGGGAGATGTCTGAGGGTAATATTACGGCTCATTGTACCGACAGAAATCTAGTTTATGCGTAAAATTACACAAACACTTTCATTAAGAAAATCTCTGGCGATCGCCACCAACCATGCCCGGAAAACTTGGGCCACAGGAAAGTAGATAAAGATTCGCTATTTATTTTTTTATTTCAGGCGATCGCCGCCATGCTTAATCACTAGATCAACTCTGCATCCGCAATCATTTCAACCAAAGCTGGCCCTTTATATTCCAAGGCTCGTTGCATCGCATCATCAAGCTCCTCTTTTTTTGTCACCCGAATACCCAGGCCTCCACAAATTTCAGCATATTTCGAGAAATCAGGATTATGCAGTGATGTCTGCCAAACGTCCCATTCTCCAGCTCGTTGCTCCTTACTAATCTTCCCTAATTGCGAGTTATTCACCAAGAAATGAGTGATATTCATGTCATATTTCACCGCAGTGGTAAATTCTGCCAAATATTGACCAAAACCACCATCTCCGGATACCGAGACAATTGGCCGTTCATGCCCAGCTGCCGCCCATGCCCCCATCGCCGCCGGGAAACTAAAACCAATAGAACCGAGATAGCCTGACATGAGAACAGATTGGGCTTCACATTCAAAGTAACGACCAAAAGAATAGGTGTTGTTGCCCACATCCACCGAAATCACAGCATTAGCTGGAATTTGGCGGGTCATCGCGGCAAAAATAGCAGCAGAACCTAAACCTTGGCCACGATCATCTGCTTCTCGACGAATTTTTTCCTCGCGCCAAATTGCCCAACGATCTGCTATTTCCTCACGCCGATTTTCGGTATTTACTTGCCCTGTTAAAGCTGTTTTTAATTGTTCGACGACAATACTGATCTCACCCCAGACTGGCACTTCTACCGGATGGAATTTACCGAGGGCAAGAGGATCAAAATCTACTTGAATAATTGGCTTTTTCGCAGAAATTCCGGTGTGATTAGAGAATGATGCACCAAATACCAACAGCAAATCCGACTCATTCATAAACCAACTGGCAATGGGTGTACCACTACGTCCTAAGACACCGCAGCCCAAAGGATGGCGATCGCTAATTTGTCCTTTTGCTTTAAAGGTCGTAAGAATTGGTGCTCCCAATAGTTCAGCCAATTCGATAATGGCAGGCATATTAAACCGAGATCCATGACCCACAATAATCACTGGGCGACGGGATTGCTTTAGACGGGCGATCGCCTTTTGTAGAGCATCAGGTGGTGGCGCAATCTGTAACGGTGTAATGCGCCCAGTCGGACTAGAAGCTGGCACATCAACAGCAGCTTGTACCTGAACTTCATCAGGGAAAATCAAATGAGATACATCACGCTGTAAAAGTGCATTTTTTACCGCAAGGGTCATCAACTCTGCATGTTTGCTATGGCTTAAAACTGTTTGGCTCCAAGCTGCCACCCCACTAAAAGCTGCACCCAGATCACATTCCTGAAAATTGCCTGTCCCCAATACCTGAGAATTCACTTGTCCTGTCAAAGCTAAGATCGGTGAACGATCCACCTTGGCATCCCACATCCCAGTTAAAAGATTTGTTGCTCCCGGCCCGGCGATCGTCAGGCAAGCTGCAGGTCTTCCCGTTAATTTGCCATAGGCCGCTGCCGCAAAAGCCGCTGCCCCTTCATGACGAATACCAAAGAAGGTAATATTCCCTTGCTCTTCTTGACGCCGCAAAGCATCTGCCAAACCAAGATTAGAATGGCCCACCATGCCAAAAACATGGGTAACTCCCCAGTTCACCATCGTTTCAGCCATGACATCGCTTACTGTTCTGGTATGAGGGTCTTCCACAGGCAAGCCCACATAAACGCCATCCTCTCGCACCTCTACCGGGAATGTTTCCAGTGCATCATCGTCATCGAAAGCACCGGGAGACTGTCCAGTGAGAGGGCAATAATCCCAGCCATGCCAAGGACAGCGCAACAAACCATTCTCAATCGAACCTTCCCCTAAAGGCCCACCCTGGTGCGGACAGCGATTATCCAAGGCACCATATTGACCATCGTAATGGGTTAGAGCGAGACCTTTATGTCCGGCAATCACCGTTTTGACACGACCCTCCGGCAATTCGTCTGGTGCTAAAACTTTGAACCATTGAGTTGAAGTATTTGCCATGATGGAATTCCTTTAATGAATGGATCGAGTGGCTCTAAATATTGGGTTAAATCTAAAATGACGGCTCCAGCCAAAGTCTTATTCTTTTCAATCAGTTTTAAAGAGGGGTGACACCGGCATAATCTACGCCTGTGAGATGGGCCATATCTCGATGCCAAGTGGTCAAATCATCAGCGCAAAACTGATTAAAGTGAGTATGTCCGCAGGCTCGTGCAAGCACCTGCATCAACTCCGTAGAGGCACGGAAAAAACGATTTAGTCTTTCGGCTGCATCATCAATAATTAAGCGGCGACGCAAATGTTCTTTTTGGGTGGCAATACCCACCGGGCAATTATTCGTATGGCAAGCGCGCATCCCGAGACAACCGATCGCCTGAATTGCCGCATTAGAAACGGCTACCCCATCAGCACCGAGAGCCAAAGCTTTCGCGAAATCAGCAGGCGTTCGTAACCCGCCCGTAATAATTAAAGTCACATCCTTAGCACCGCGACTATCTAAATATTTTCTCGCTCTAGCCAGGGCCGGAATGGTGGGTACAGAAATATTATTGCGGAAGAGCAACGGTGCAGCGCCCGTCCCACCACCGCGACCATCCAAAATAATGTAATCCACACCAATGCGTAATGATGCTTCAATATCCTGTTCAATATGCTGGGCGGAAAGCTTCACACCGATAGGAATACCGCCCGTTTTTTCCCGTACAGTTTTGGCAAAGTTACGAAAGTCATCAACGGACTCCCAGTCTGGAAAGCGTGGGGGAGAAATGGCAGATTGACCTTCTTCTAAACCTCGCACCTCAGCAATTTTACCTTTAACCTTGTGGCCGGGGAGATGGCCACCTGTGCCTGTTTTTGCGCCCTGACCACATTTGAAGTGGAAGGCTTGCACTTGCAGGAGCTTATCCATGGAGAAACCAAACCGGGCAGAAGCGAGTTCATAAAAATAGCGGCTATTAGCAGATTGCTCTTCGGGTAACATGCCGCCTTCACCGGAACAAATGCCTGTGCCTGCCAGTTCAGAGCCTTTCGCTAAGGCAACCTTTGCTTCTTCAGATAATGCGCCAAAACTCATGTCTGACACGAAAATTGGCATACTCAGTTTTAAGGGTTTCTTGGCATTGGGGCCAATCACCAATTCTGTGCCGACTTCTGCATCATCGAGCAAGGGTAAACGGGCTAATTGGGCTGTAACAAATTGCAGATCATCCCATTTTGGGAGCTGTGGGGCGGGCACTCCCATGGCAGAAACGGGGCCATGGTGTCCAGTTTTTGAAAGTCCGTGGGTGGCCAGAGCATGAATATAGTGGGTGCTTGGTTCATCGACAGTGCCGTGAATATCAGCGTAGGTTCCTTGGTAGGCATCTCGGTTATAAGGCTGGGGATGTTTGGTGCGCCAAGCAATTATTTCGTCGGCATCGACATACACATCGTCGTCTTCGACCCAGGCATTAAATTTGTCGAGAATTTCGCTGTCATTGTAAGAACTAACG from [Leptolyngbya] sp. PCC 7376 includes:
- a CDS encoding 2Fe-2S iron-sulfur cluster-binding protein; protein product: MPKIIFGDQIITCDVGENLRKVLLKHNAALYNGKANIINCMGIGSCGTCAVEIEGELPERNWKEKARLSFPPHNPEKQRRLACQITVENDLTITKYDGFWGQGDRRLF
- a CDS encoding CHAT domain-containing protein; translation: MLVLFRSNISFFLLAIPTLPFVFLEPQQQAIAQITPAGDGTGTIVNQTGSDFEILGGSLSGDTANLFHNFSDFNLSPSQSATFFADPNIQNILSRISGGNPSFIDGLLRVNESDANLFLVNPAGLIFGANAQLDIGGSFTATTSTRIGFGEDFLQSFGTNNYAALNGNPTSFVFDDATGMILNQGNLAVPANESLWLVGSSVLNLGTLSAPNGNISLTAIPEQRQIKISQPGNLLSLALDAAPIGGTLLPNDLQVFTTTDLPQYLTGSSETVSVGETGEVSLKQNGENIAFNAGDVGIAGTVQADTVQLMATGRVTPTDFSLIEAGESSRGGLTVVRFRDNLEDSLGYTFIDQRADNPDQLLFGGESGTIATIVLKQEAGLDAVTNALLEFAATGETLDAINIVAEGNEGYFWLGSDLVDGATLEAYQAQLQQWRSVLGNGADLLLYSCFTALGMDGEALLTQLAELTETDVAASLDVTGSAEFDGNWDLEYSTGDIEASNPFTLETLATWEGRLATILVQNLNDNGPDSLREAFSAAVAGDLIIPTISGNVVLTTGEIAWTTDNLVLDGTGQFFAVDGNGSSRIFNILAPTATIEDITIRNGSAFNGGGIFTAGTGIVNINNSIISGNTASTGAGIYTNIATVNINSSTVSGNMASLNGGGIQNSLGTVNINNSTIENNSASNLGGGISNDGTVNINSSTISGNTSSFFGGGIYNAGTGIIDVNDSNISNNDASAGGGASNFGSLTINNSSIFSNSASSGSGGGIDNVGTVNINNSTISGNTATTSGGGIYDLSGIVNINNSTISGNSTQPAGGGGVRRAGGGTANLTNSIITNSIGGDWSGATPTVFGFNLVQDGSVAGAGVLNVDPLLAPLGDYGGSETGDPNTGTTPLQTHLLLPSSPAFDVGDDSFVSSSFEQRGGDRQVGIVDLGAVEFQGTELFILAGDNQTALTNTAFSQELIVFAEEAIFGNSLEGIDVDFLAPVTGASTNPIDFFTVTDIFGEAAFPASANGIVGAFDVFVFADTGIVVFTLNNTDDVTLVSEGETFTDPFIDLFLDPFLNSFFEDSDFIIEEDTGIFGEGSEGIDTVDSSEVIAEGIDDSSITADNPEEGSDGVDNEDSEIGGTTPEVGGQNKPDAIVTNGDTFLTAEVEQAAEYGDYLGQNLPSPFTPEQSQSLLGNLDAQTDTKTAYLSLRFRPISNNLASDNEPQSVQLSRTKNNHKIDTLKPWLGQIPGQTNGEDPLEVIITTANDEIVVKTLPITRRQLKQLERELLRVAITPNQIFRRRLDRALESIHQQVFEPIEETLREEEISNLLISLGRDLRSVPWAALYDGEQYLIEKYSLSITPNLSLTDTSYRPLHDREMLAMGASSFSELNDLPAVPTELELITQQFDNSRYFLNEEFTEENLLAARDEINPGIIHLATHASFQGGNLQNSYIQLWGEEQLAISEMKQLQWFREPPVELLVLSACQTALGNPEAELGFGGLAIQAGVRSAVASLWEVSDVGTMALMSEFYQNLRDPNIRTKAEALRQAQIALIRGDVRIDGNQLRGGTRSPYSIELSGNFTAPTSNSLAHPYYWSAFTLIGSPW
- a CDS encoding thiamine pyrophosphate-dependent enzyme, coding for MANTSTQWFKVLAPDELPEGRVKTVIAGHKGLALTHYDGQYGALDNRCPHQGGPLGEGSIENGLLRCPWHGWDYCPLTGQSPGAFDDDDALETFPVEVREDGVYVGLPVEDPHTRTVSDVMAETMVNWGVTHVFGMVGHSNLGLADALRRQEEQGNITFFGIRHEGAAAFAAAAYGKLTGRPAACLTIAGPGATNLLTGMWDAKVDRSPILALTGQVNSQVLGTGNFQECDLGAAFSGVAAWSQTVLSHSKHAELMTLAVKNALLQRDVSHLIFPDEVQVQAAVDVPASSPTGRITPLQIAPPPDALQKAIARLKQSRRPVIIVGHGSRFNMPAIIELAELLGAPILTTFKAKGQISDRHPLGCGVLGRSGTPIASWFMNESDLLLVFGASFSNHTGISAKKPIIQVDFDPLALGKFHPVEVPVWGEISIVVEQLKTALTGQVNTENRREEIADRWAIWREEKIRREADDRGQGLGSAAIFAAMTRQIPANAVISVDVGNNTYSFGRYFECEAQSVLMSGYLGSIGFSFPAAMGAWAAAGHERPIVSVSGDGGFGQYLAEFTTAVKYDMNITHFLVNNSQLGKISKEQRAGEWDVWQTSLHNPDFSKYAEICGGLGIRVTKKEELDDAMQRALEYKGPALVEMIADAELI
- a CDS encoding glutamate synthase-related protein — encoded protein: MKKVKIATWSEIGDRQPVAALVENVDLVIIRWDEKLSVLYGRCKHRGALMADGSIEGDNIICGLHQWDYRMDTGVSSYNDSEILDKFNAWVEDDDVYVDADEIIAWRTKHPQPYNRDAYQGTYADIHGTVDEPSTHYIHALATHGLSKTGHHGPVSAMGVPAPQLPKWDDLQFVTAQLARLPLLDDAEVGTELVIGPNAKKPLKLSMPIFVSDMSFGALSEEAKVALAKGSELAGTGICSGEGGMLPEEQSANSRYFYELASARFGFSMDKLLQVQAFHFKCGQGAKTGTGGHLPGHKVKGKIAEVRGLEEGQSAISPPRFPDWESVDDFRNFAKTVREKTGGIPIGVKLSAQHIEQDIEASLRIGVDYIILDGRGGGTGAAPLLFRNNISVPTIPALARARKYLDSRGAKDVTLIITGGLRTPADFAKALALGADGVAVSNAAIQAIGCLGMRACHTNNCPVGIATQKEHLRRRLIIDDAAERLNRFFRASTELMQVLARACGHTHFNQFCADDLTTWHRDMAHLTGVDYAGVTPL